The proteins below come from a single Malus sylvestris chromosome 3, drMalSylv7.2, whole genome shotgun sequence genomic window:
- the LOC126616075 gene encoding putative disease resistance RPP13-like protein 1 isoform X7 has protein sequence MALVGEALLSGSIQVLCEKIASGEFMAFFRARRLNHSLMDKLKVTLITLHAVLNDAEEKQIVNLAVGMWLDELKHAVFEAEDLVDEIDTEALRHEVKDQTKQTQVCNFLSTSRNPFNYEGMNGRIEELFQRLEHLAEQRNRLGLREGIGHMVSQRTPTTSVVEEGFCPYGRDKDQEKLKKLLLLSDNGSSSNFSVVPVVGMGGVGKTTLAQLLYNDEKVKEHFDIHAWVCVSEQYDALRVIKTLTEQITEKSCDISDMKSLEIRPREQARDISDMNSLEIRPREQVRREQVRDISDMNTLEIRLREQVRGKTFLFVLDDLWNESYDDWGRLLTLFTYGAKGSNVIVTTRSRHVASIVHNTIPIHDLEKLSDNDCWLLLAKHAFRNENSSVHPDLEEVGKKIARKCNGLPLASKTLGVLLGCNLDYKEWNHILESNFWDLPHSNSVLPSLRLSYHYLPSYLKRCFAYCSIFPKGYELEKQNVILLWVAEGLIPQSESGNTMEEVGERYFDELLSRSLFQRPRLDPPRFTMHDLINDLAKFVSGEFCFRLDLEHSQGAHKRVRHFSYMRGKFDTSSKFQPLDGVKYLHTFFPVSLAPYDIRDDKVYVSNKVQDDFLPTQKYLRVISLSRYQNINQLPNSIGNHIHLRYIDLSYTTIKRLPDTVCTLYNLQTLLLLGCFFLVELPADMRKLIHLRHLDIGGTRIKKMPVHMGRLKSLRTLTAFVLGKSTGSSIGELRGLSHLGGKISILNLQNVVGAIDALLKDKKDLNEVELAWGDVVSNDSVKERYVLERLQPSVNLVKLTIRFYGGISFPNWVGDSSFSNLQVMRLSNCGNCSSLPPVGQLPALKELYVEGMKSVVSVGVELYGGNQTFQSLEKLEFTDMPEWEEWLPSPSGGESPDFPRLKELRLWWCPKLRGNLPTHLPSLKTLDVNWCQVLHENRGRNTLNTESLRGSLEKLTVNNCSGLSLLLESTETLPSLQILDIISVDIKWLPQMVHNSNRLQSLTLWGCSSLLSFPTNGLPTTLTSLRIQNCKKLEFLSGEMMAKLTSLQSLSLIHSCDSLRSFPLGIFPNLSSLFIGYCENLESLSFEGGADENLSHLNFLSIWQCPNLVSFPDGGLPTPNLTSFQVAYCENLKLLPDRMRTHTALQELSIEYLPNVVSFAQEGLPPNLQSFRFFGGSKDFFQTLLNKQLLPATLHTLQIYGVSNLKSLDGKGFEHLASLQHLEIERCESLKFLPKEGLPASLSYLKIRGCPSLKKRYGNKKGKDWRNIARIPCIVIDHEITI, from the exons ATGGCTTTGGTTGGAGAGGCTTTGCTCTCCGGTTCGATCCAGGTGCTGTGCGAAAAGATTGCTTCGGGAGAGTTCATGGCCTTCTTCCGGGCAAGAAGACTCAACCATTCACTCATGGACAAACTGAAGGTGACATTGATTACACTTCATGCAGTGCTCAACGACGCAGAGGAGAAGCAGATTGTCAACCTTGCCGTCGGGATGTGGCTTGACGAGCTCAAACATGCTGTGTTCGAAGCCGAGGACTTGGTGGATGAGATCGATACTGAAGCTTTGCGTCACGAGGTGAAAGATCAGACTAAGCAAACCCAGGTGTGCAACTTCCTCTCTACCTCTCGTAATCCTTTTAATTATGAGGGCATGAATGGTAGGATAGAGGAGTTATTTCAGAG GTTAGAACACCTTGCAGAACAGCGAAATCGCCTTGGTCTTAGAGAAGGTATTGGGCACATGGTTTCACAAAGAACTCCCACAACTTCTGTAGTTGAGGAAGGATTCTGTCCTTATGGTAGGGATAAGGAtcaagaaaagttaaaaaaactaCTGCTGCTATCTGACAATGGAAGTAGCAGTAATTTTTCTGTAGTCCCTGTAGTCGGAATGGGCGGGGTGGGTAAGACAACCCTTGCTCAACTCCTTTACAATGATGAAAAAGTTAAAGAGCATTTTGACATTCATGCTTGGGTTTGTGTTTCCGAACAGTACGATGCTTTGAGGGTGATTAAGACCCTTACTGAGCAAATCACTGAGAAATCTTGTGATATCTCAGATATGAAATCCCTTGAAATTCGACCAAGGGAACAAGCAAGGGATATCTCAGATATGAATTCCCTTGAAATTCGACCAAGGGAACAAGTAAGGAGGGAACAAGTGAGGGATATCTCAGATATGAATACCCTTGAAATTCGACTAAGGGAGCAAGTAAGGGGAAAGACATTTTTATTTGTCCTAGATGACCTTTGGAATGAGAGCTATGATGACTGGGGTCGTCTACTAACTCTTTTCACTTATGGGGCGAAGGGAAGCAATGTCATTGTAACAACAAGGAGTAGACATGTTGCATCCATCGTGCACAATACTATTCCAATTCATGACTTGGAAAAATTGTCGGACAATGATTGCTGGTTGTTACTGGCAAAACATGCATTTAGAAATGAAAACTCCAGTGTACATCCAGACTTGGAAGAAGTTGGTAAGAAAATTGCACGCAAGTGCAACGGTTTGCCTTTAGCTTCAAAAACACTAGGGGTTCTCTTAGGTTGCAACCTAGACTACAAGGAATGGAATCACATATTGGAGAGCAATTTTTGGGATCTACCACACAGTAATAGTGTTCTTCCTTCTCTAAGATTGAGTTACCATTATCTTCCAAGTTACTTGAAACGATGCTTTGCTTATTGCTCAATTTTTCCAAAGGGCTATGAATTGGAAAAGCAAAATGTAATTCTACTATGGGTGGCAGAAGGTTTAATTCCACAATCAGAGAGTGGGAATACAATGGAGGAGGTTGGTGAAAGATACTTTGACGAACTGTTATCTCGATCACTGTTTCAAAGACCAAGATTGGATCCACCAAGATTCACTATGCATGATCTCATCAATGACTTGGCTAAGTTTGTGTCTGGAGAGTTTTGTTTTAGGTTGGATCTGGAACATTCACAGGGAGCTCATAAAAGAGTTCGCCACTTCTCGTATATGAGAGGAAAATTTGATACATCTTCAAAATTTCAGCCATTAGATGGAGTGAAGTATTTGCACACATTCTTTCCAGTGTCTTTAGCACCATATGACATAAGGGATGACAAAGTATATGTAAGCAATAAGGTGCAAGATGATTTTCTGCCAACACAAAAATATTTACGGGTAATATCATTGTCAAGATATCAAAATATCAATCAGTTACCTAATTCCATTGGTAATCACATACACTTGCGCTACATTGATCTCTCTTATACGACAATTAAAAGGTTACCAGATACAGTGTGTACCCTCTACAATTTACAAACACTGTTGTTGTTAGGTTGTTTTTTTCTTGTTGAATTGCCTGCAGACATGAGGAAATTAATTCATTTGCGTCATCTTGATATTGGCGGAACTCGCATAAAAAAAATGCCTGTGCATATGGGTAGATTAAAAAGCCTGAGAACACTGACAGCTTTTGTGTTGGGGAAATCTACTGGGTCAAGCATTGGAGAATTGAGGGGGTTGTCTCACCTTGGAGGAAAAATTTCTATCTTGAATCTGCAAAATGTAGTCGGTGCTATTGATGCCTTGCTGAAGGATAAGAAAGATCTCAACGAGGTAGAGTTGGCATGGGGTGATGTAGTTTCCAATGATTCCGTAAAAGAGAGATATGTGCTCGAAAGACTTCAACCTTCGGTAAATTTGGTGAAGCTAACCATCAGGTTTTATGGCGGAATCAGTTTCCCGAATTGGGTGGGAGACTCGTCCTTCTCCAACTTACAAGTGATGCGTCTCAGTAATTGTGGTAATTGCAGTTCATTGCCACCAGTTGGTCAGCTACCTGCTCTGAAAGAGTTGTATGTAGAAGGGATGAAATCAGTTGTGAGTGTTGGTGTTGAGTTGTACGGGGGAAATCAAACATTTCAATCTTTAGAGAAGCTAGAGTTTACGGACATGCCAGAGTGGGAGGAATGGCTGCCTAGTCCAAGTGGAGGTGAAAGTCCAGACTTTCCTCGTCTTAAGGAGCTGAGGTTATGGTGGTGTCCGAAGCTGAGAGGAAACTTGCCCACTCATCTTCCTTCCTTGAAAACACTTGATGTCAACTGGTGTCAGGTTCTACATGAAAACAGGGGCCGCAATACCTTGAATACGGAATCCTTACGAGGATCTCTTGAAAAACTGACCGTAAATAATTGCTCAGGTCTGTCATTGTTACTAGAGTCGACGGAGACGCTGCCGTCGCTTCAGATTCTTGATATTATTTCTGTTGATATTAAGTGGTTGCCGCAAATGGTGCACAACAGCAATCGTCTTCAAAGTTTGACTTTATGGGGATGTTCCTCACTCTTGTCGTTCCCTACAAATGGTCTGCCCACCACGCTGACGTCACTCCGTATACAAAATTGCAAGAAATTAGAATTCCTATCAGGTGAGATGATGGCCAAATTGACTTCCCTTCAGTCTTTGAGTCTAATCCATAGCTGTGATTCTCTGAGGTCGTTCCCTTTGGGCATTTTCCCCAACCTTTCATCTCTTTTTATAGGTTATTGTGAGAATCTGGAATCTCTTTCATTTGAAGGAGGAGCAGATGAAAATCTCAGCCATCTCAACTTCCTGTCTATTTGGCAATGTCCAAATCTTGTCTCTTTTCCCGACGGGGGATTGCCCACTCCCAACCTCACTTCCTTTCAAGTCGCTTACTGCGAGAATTTGAAGTTATTGCCGGACCGAATGCGCACCCACACCGCCCTTCAAGAATTGTCGATAGAGTATCTTCCAAATGTGGTGTCATTTGCACAAGAGGGTTTGCCTCCCAACCTACAATCATTTCGATTCTTCGGAGGAAGCAAAGATTTCTTCCAGACGTTGCTCAATAAGCAGCTGCTCCCTGCCACTCTTCACACTCTCCAAATCTATGGTGTATCGAATCTGAAATCTTTGGACGGAAAGGGATTTGAGCACCTCGCTTCTCTTCAACACCTAGAAATTGAACGGTGCGAGAGTCTCAAATTCCTGCCAAAAGAGGGTTTGCCGGCATCTCTTTCTTATCTGAAGATCCGGGGTTGTCCTTCTCTGAAGAAGAGGTATGGgaacaagaagggaaaagatTGGAGAAACATAGCTCGCATTCCTTGCATAGTCATAGATCATGAAATCACCATATGA
- the LOC126616075 gene encoding putative disease resistance RPP13-like protein 1 isoform X4 yields MALVGEALLSGSIQVLCEKIASGEFMAFFRARRLNHSLMDKLKVTLITLHAVLNDAEEKQIVNLAVGMWLDELKHAVFEAEDLVDEIDTEALRHEVKDQTKQTQVCNFLSTSRNPFNYEGMNGRIEELFQRLEHLAEQRNRLGLREGIGRMVSQRTPTTSVVEEGFCPYGRDKDKEKLKKLLLLSDNESSSNFSVVPIVGMGGVGKTTLAQLLYNDEQVKEHFDVHAWLCVTEQYDALRVLKTLIEQITEKSCDISDMNSLEIRPREQARDISDMNSLEIRLKEPVRREQVRDISDMNTLEIRLREQVRGKTFLFVLDDLWNESYDDWGRLRTLFTYGAKGSKVIVTTRSRRVASIVQNTIPIHDLEKLSDDDCWLLLAKHAFRNENSSAHPDLEEVGKKIAHKCNGLPLASKTLGGLLGCNLDYKEWNHILESNFWDLPHSNSVLPSLRLSYHYLPSYLKRCFAYCSIFPKGYELEKENVILLWVAEGLIPQSESGNTMEEVGERYFDELLSRSLFQRPRLDPPRFTMHDLINDLAMFVSGEFCFRLDLEHSQEAHKRVRHFSYMRGKFDTSSKFQPLDGVKYLHTFFPVSLAPYDKRDDQVYVSNKVQDDFLPAQKYLRVISLSRYQNINQLPNSIGNHIHLRYIDLSYTTIKKLPDTVCTLYNLQTLLLLGCSSLVKLPADMRKLIHLRHLDIGGTRIKKMPVHIGRLKSLRTLTAFVLGKSTGSSIGELRELSHLGGKISILNLQNVVGAIDALLKDKKDLNEVELAWGYDVSNDFVKKKHVLERLQPSVNLVKLTIRYYGGISFPSWVGDSSFSNLQVMRLSNCSNCSSLPPVGQLPALKELYVEGMKSVVSVGVELYGGNQPFQCLEKLEFTDMPEWEEWLPSPSGGESPDFPRLKELKLSKCPKLRGNLPTHLPSLKTLDVNWCEVLHESRASNTLNTEPLRVSLEELTLIYCPGLSLLLESTETLLSLQMLYIISVDIKWLPQMLPNSNRLQSLTLWRCSSLLSFPTNGLPTTLTSLRIQNCKKLEFLSREMMARLTSLQSLWIWESCDSLRSFPLGIFPKLSSLEIQDCQNLESLSVEGGADENLSHLNSLDIMGCRNLVSFPDGGLPTPNLTSLKVMRCENLKLLPDRMHTLTALQDFWIYGLPNVVSFAQWGLPPNLQSFGIVRASVEWGLQGLVSLRQFRIEGNKDLVETLLNEQLLPATLHTLQILFVSNLKSLDGKGLEHLTSLQHLEITCCESLKFLPKEGFPASLSYLKIRGCPSLKKRYENIARIPCIDIDGEVNIL; encoded by the exons ATGGCTTTGGTTGGAGAGGCTTTGCTCTCCGGTTCGATCCAGGTGCTGTGCGAAAAGATTGCTTCGGGAGAGTTCATGGCCTTCTTCCGGGCAAGAAGACTCAACCATTCACTCATGGACAAACTGAAGGTGACATTGATTACACTTCATGCAGTGCTCAACGACGCAGAGGAGAAGCAGATTGTCAACCTTGCCGTCGGGATGTGGCTTGACGAGCTCAAACATGCTGTGTTCGAAGCCGAGGACTTGGTGGATGAGATCGATACTGAAGCTTTGCGTCACGAGGTGAAAGATCAGACTAAGCAAACCCAGGTGTGCAACTTCCTCTCTACCTCTCGTAATCCTTTTAATTATGAGGGCATGAATGGTAGGATAGAGGAGTTATTTCAGAGGTTAGAACACCTTGCAGAACAGCGAAATCGCCTTGGTCTTAGAGAAGGTATTGGGCGCATGGTTTCACAAAGAACTCCCACAACTTCTGTAGTTGAGGAAGGATTCTGTCCCTATGGTAGGGATAAGgataaagaaaagttaaaaaaactaCTGCTGCTATCTGACAATGAAAGTAGCAGTAATTTTTCTGTAGTCCCAATAGTCGGGATGGGCGGGGTTGGTAAGACAACCCTTGCTCAACTTCTTTACAATGATGAACAAGTTAAAGAGCATTTTGACGTTCATGCTTGGCTTTGTGTAACCGAACAGTACGATGCTTTGAGGGTGCTTAAGACCCTTATTGAACAAATCACTGAGAAATCTTGTGATATCTCAGATATGAATTCCCTTGAAATTCGACCAAGGGAACAAGCAAGGGATATCTCAGATATGAATTCCCTTGAAATTCGACTAAAGGAACCAGTAAGGAGGGAACAAGTGAGGGATATCTCAGATATGAATACCCTTGAAATTCGACTAAGGGAGCAAGTAAGGGGAAAGACATTTTTATTTGTCCTAGATGACCTTTGGAATGAGAGCTATGATGACTGGGGTCGTCTACGAACTCTTTTCACTTATGGGGCGAAGGGAAGTAAGGTCATTGTAACAACAAGGAGTAGACGTGTTGCATCCATCGTGCAGAATACTATTCCAATTCATGACTTGGAAAAATTGTCGGACGATGATTGCTGGTTGTTACTGGCAAAACATGCATTTAGAAATGAAAACTCTAGTGCACATCCAGACTTGGAAGAAGTTGGTAAGAAAATTGCACACAAGTGCAACGGTTTGCCTTTAGCTTCAAAAACACTAGGGGGTCTCTTAGGTTGCAACCTAGACTACAAGGAATGGAATCACATATTGGAGAGCAATTTTTGGGATCTACCACACAGTAATAGTGTTCTTCCTTCTCTAAGATTGAGTTACCATTATCTTCCAAGTTACTTGAAACGATGCTTTGCTTATTGCTCAATTTTTCCAAAGGGCTATGAATTGGAAAAGGAAAATGTAATTCTACTATGGGTGGCAGAAGGTTTAATTCCACAATCAGAGAGTGGGAATACAATGGAGGAGGTTGGTGAAAGATACTTTGACGAACTGTTATCTCGATCACTGTTTCAAAGACCAAGATTGGATCCACCAAGATTCACTATGCATGATCTCATCAATGACTTGGCTATGTTTGTGTCTGGAGAGTTTTGTTTTAGGTTGGATCTGGAACATTCACAGGAAGCTCATAAAAGAGTTCGCCACTTCTCGTATATGAGAGGAAAATTTGATACATCTTCAAAATTTCAGCCATTAGATGGAGTGAAGTATTTGCACACATTCTTTCCGGTGTCTTTAGCACCATATGACAAAAGGGATGACCAAGTATATGTAAGCAATAAGGTTCAAGATGATTTTCTGCCTGCACAAAAATATTTACGGGTAATATCATTGTCTAGGTATCAAAATATCAATCAGTTACCTAATTCCATTGGTAATCACATACACTTGCGCTACATCGATCTCTCTTATACGACAATTAAAAAGTTACCAGATACAGTGTGTACCCTCTACAATTTACAAACACTGTTGTTGTTAGGTTGTTCTTCTCTTGTTAAACTGCCTGCAGACATGAGGAAATTAATTCATTTGCGTCATCTTGATATTGGCGGAACTCGCATAAAAAAAATGCCTGTGCATATAGGTAGATTAAAAAGCCTGAGAACACTGACAGCTTTTGTGTTGGGGAAATCTACTGGGTCAAGCATTGGAGAACTGAGGGAGTTGTCGCACCTTGGAGGAAAAATTTCTATCTTGAATCTACAAAATGTAGTCGGTGCTATTGATGCCTTGCTGAAGGATAAGAAAGATCTCAATGAGGTAGAGTTGGCATGGGGTTATGATGTTTCcaatgattttgtgaaaaagaaACATGTGCTCGAAAGACTTCAACCTTCGGTAAATTTGGTGAAACTAACCATCAGGTATTATGGCGGAATCAGTTTCCCAAGTTGGGTGGGAGACTCGTCCTTCTCCAACTTACAAGTGATGCGTCTCAGTAATTGTAGTAATTGCAGTTCATTGCCACCAGTTGGTCAGCTACCAGCTCTCAAAGAGTTGTATGTAGAAGGGATGAAATCAGTTGTGAGTGTTGGTGTTGAGTTGTAcgggggaaatcaaccatttcaATGTTTAGAGAAGCTAGAGTTTACGGACATGCCAGAGTGGGAGGAATGGCTGCCTAGTCCAAGTGGAGGTGAAAGTCCAGACTTTCCTCGTCTTAAGGAGTTGAAATTATCCAAGTGTCCGAAGCTGAGAGGAAACTTGCCCACTCATCTTCCTTCCTTGAAAACACTTGATGTCAACTGGTGTGAGGTTCTACATGAAAGCAGGGCCAGTAATACCCTGAACACGGAACCCTTACGAGTATCTCTTGAAGAACTGACACTAATTTATTGCCCAGGTCTCTCATTGTTACTAGAGTCGACGGAGACGCTGCTGTCGCTTCAGATGCTTTATATTATTTCTGTTGATATTAAGTGGTTGCCGCAAATGCTGCCCAACAGCAATCGTCTTCAAAGTTTGACTTTATGGAGATGTTCCTCACTCTTGTCGTTCCCTACAAATGGTCTGCCCACCACGCTGACGTCACTCCGCATACAAAATTGCAAGAAATTAGAATTCCTATCACGTGAGATGATGGCCAGATTGACTTCCCTTCAGTCTTTGTGGATATGGGAGAGCTGTGATTCTCTGAGGTCGTTCCCTTTGGGCATTTTCCCCAAACTTTCATCTCTTGAAATACAGGATTGTCAGAATCTGGAATCCCTTTCTGTGGAAGGAGGAGCAGATGAAAATCTCAGCCATCTCAACTCCCTGGATATTATGGGATGTCGAAATCTTGTCTCTTTTCCCGACGGGGGATTGCCCACTCCCAACCTCACTTCCTTGAAAGTCATGAGATGCGAGAATTTGAAGTTGTTGCCGGACCGAATGCACACCCTCACCGCCCTTCAAGATTTTTGGATATATGGTCTTCCAAATGTGGTGTCATTTGCACAATGGGGTTTGCCTCCCAACCTACAATCATTTGGGATTGTAAGGGCTTCAGTGGAATGGGGATTGCAAGGGCTTGTCTCTCTTCGACAATTTCGGATCGAAGGAAACAAGGATCTGGTGGAGACGTTGCTCAATGAACAGCTGCTCCCTGCCACTCTTCACACTCTCCAAATCTTGTTTGTATCGAATCTGAAATCTTTGGACGGAAAGGGACTTGAGCACCTCACTTCTCTTCAACACCTAGAAATTACATGTTGCGAGAGTCTCAAATTCCTGCCAAAAGAGGGTTTTCCGGCATCTCTTTCTTATCTGAAGATCCGGGGTTGTCCTTCTCTGAAGAAGAG GTATGAGAACATAGCTCGCATTCCTTGCATAGATATAGATGGAGAAGTCAACATCTTGTGA